A window of the Cryptococcus neoformans var. neoformans B-3501A chromosome 9, whole genome shotgun sequence genome harbors these coding sequences:
- a CDS encoding hypothetical protein (Match to ESTs gb|CF189482.1|CF189482, gb|CF189481.1|CF189481, gb|CF186278.1|CF186278; HMMPfam hit to DnaJ, DnaJ domain, score: 79.8, E(): 6.9e-21), with translation MASVVTLPITLTATPAGYSKPSPSKASAPKQLPIYPAGPSFISAARRQILQRSFADDDKAILEAREREAEEKANASGDGTQYPGLGEEEESQTVLSSDPKEWKKQDHYAILGLGHLRYTATDDQIKVAHRRKVLRHHPDKKASQTGHGTNDDSFFKCIQKAHETLTNPERRRQFDSIDWNINDEVPDFKKLSPEEFCAQANALFAREGRFSKVQPVPEFGDLNSSKKDVEGFYDFFYNFDSWRSFEWHDKEVNEGSDSRDDKRFTEKKNKSERTRRKKEDNTRLRELVDSVLALDPRIKRIKAEEKAAREAKKKGGAVGAPKQLSAAEKKKLEEQKKKEEEEKKVAEKKANEASKADREAAKKAKEAARKNLKKWKKAISTVVASSNYFQAEGTAASAQVIEKQLGELDALVELLEPEQVKDLKEKIEKAGNGAPAKAALQEKVAALGEKGAGKFTEFA, from the exons ATGGCCTCCGTTGTCACCCTCCCCATCACCCTCACCGCCACACCCGCGGGTTACTCCAAgccttccccttccaagGCTTCTGCCCCCAAGCAGCTCCCCATCTACCCCGCTGggccctccttcatctccgcCGCTCGTCGACAGATCCTTCAACGATCTTTTGCAGACGACGACAAGGCCATTCTCGAGGCTCGTGAGCGTGAggccgaggagaaggccaaCGCTTCTGGCGATGGTACCCAGTACCCCGGTTTgggcgaagaggaagagtctCAGACTGTCTTGTCTTCCGACCCcaaggaatggaagaagcaggacCACTATGCCATCCTCGGTTTGGGACACTTGAGGTACACTGCCACTGACGACCAAATCAAGGTTGCTC ACCGAAGAAAGGTCCTCCGACACCACCCCGACAAGAAGGCCAGCCAGACTGGTCACGGTACCAACGACGACTCTTTCTTCAAATGTATCCAGAAAG CCCATGAGACCCTTACCAACCCCGAGCGTCGACGTCAGTTCGACTCTATCGACTGGAACATCAACGACGAAGTTCCCGACTTCAAGAAACTTTCTCCCGAAGAGTTCTGTGCCCAGGCCAATGCCCTCTTTGCTCGTGAAGGCCGTTTCTCCAAAGTCCAGCCCGTTCCCGAGTTCGGTGACCTCAACTCCTCCAAAAAGGACGTCGAGGGCTTCTATGACTTCTTCTACAACTTCGACTCTTGGAGAAGTTTCGAGTGGCACGACAAGGAGGTCAACGAGGGTTCCGACTCTCGTGACGACAAGCGATTcactgagaagaagaacaagtcTGAGCGAACCCGACGTAAGAAGGAGGACAACACTCGTCTCCGTGAGCTTGTTGACTCTGTCCTTGCTCTTGACCCCCGTATCAAGAGGATCAAggccgaggagaaggctgcCCGtgaggcgaagaagaagggtggtgCCGTTGGTGCCCCTAAGCAGTTGAGCGCtgccgagaagaagaagctcgaggaacaaaagaagaaggaggaagaggagaagaaggtcgcTGAGAAAAAGGCCAACGAGGCTAGCAAGGCTGACAGGGAGGCGGCCAAGAAAGCCAAGGAGGCTGCCAGGAAGAACCTcaagaagtggaagaag GCCATTTCCACTGTCGttgcctcttccaactACTTCCAAGCCGAAGGCACTGCCGCCTCTGCCCAGGTTATCGAGAAGCAGCTCGGTGAGCTCGATGCTCTCGTTGAGCTTCTCGAGCCCGAGCAGGTCAAGGACctcaaggagaagattgagaaggcTGGCAACGGTGCCCCTGCCAAGGCTGCTTTGCAGGAGAAGGTTGCCGCtttgggagagaagggtgcTGGAAAGTTCACCGAGTTCGCTTAG
- a CDS encoding hypothetical protein (Match to ESTs gb|CF192637.1|CF192637, gb|CF192636.1|CF192636; HMMPfam hit to RRM_1, RNA recognition motif. (a.k.a. RRM, RBD, or RNP domain), score: 86.5, E(): 6.8e-23) codes for MQRPNDSLAQRALFVKNLNFNITGADLYDLFGKYGPIRQIRLGTDANLKTKGTAYVVFESPDDAKEAVNQLNGFHLMERYIVVLYHHPSKQQASALAKAELRAREEALAEEKRRLGMKDE; via the exons ATGCAACGACCAAACGACTCTTTAGCCCAACGAGCTCTTTT CGTGAAGAACCT CAACTTTAACATCACTGGCGCCGACTTGTACGACCTCTTTGGCAAGTATGGACCCATCCGGCAAATACGTCTCGGTACAGACGCAAATCTCAAGACCAAGGGGACAGCATACGTAGTGTTTGAGAGTCCGGATGATGCTAAGGAGGCTGTCAACCAACTGAATGGTTTCCACTTGATGGAAAGATATATTGTCG TGCTTTACCACCACCCATCAAAACAGCAAGCGTCAGCGCTGGCCAAGGCAGAATTAAGAGCACGAGAAGAAGCGTTagcagaggagaagaggcggtTGGGCATGAAGGACGAGTAG
- a CDS encoding hypothetical protein (HMMPfam hit to LSM, LSM domain, score: 61.0, E(): 3.2e-15) → MDALIPFTTSGSLVDLVDKKVLVILRDGRKLIGLFRSYDQFANFLLESCVERLHYKLEYADKDIGVLLVRGENVVALGEIDLIAEDMVPLQQVNVQEIEEKISAENKQRERDHAVKESVLSKMGFVNEGKEGDAY, encoded by the exons ATGGACGCTCTCATCCCGTTCACGACTTCTGGTTCACTGGTTGACCTTGTTGACA AGAAAGTCCTCGTTATCTTGCGAGACGGGAGGAAGTTGATAGGCTTGTTTAGGAGTTACGACCAATTTG CcaacttccttcttgaatCGTGTGTAGAGAGATTACACTACAAACTTGAATATGCAGACAAGGATATTGGAGTGTTGTTAGTGCGAGGAGAGAACGTTGTGGCTTTAGGAGAAATT GATCTGATAGCGGAAGATATGGTACCTTTACAACAAGTAAATGTACAAGAAATCGAGGAAAAGATATCCGCTGAGAAC AAACAACGAGAACGAGACCACGCTGTAAAAGAATCTGTGTTATCAAAGATGGGCTTTGTGAACGAGGGCAAGGAGGGCGATGCATACTAG
- a CDS encoding hypothetical protein (HMMPfam hit to Catalase, Catalase, score: 776.8, E(): 1.1e-230; HMMPfam hit to Catalase-rel, Catalase-related, score: 49.8, E(): 7.6e-12), whose translation MAQMLNQAVTAVTGDAKYRQMAENTIEQTSKTPLTTYFGVKVPETDVALRAGARGPTLLEDFHNREKIQHFDHERIPERVVHARGSAAHGEFKLHTPLTGITTAKVLTDTSKVVPAYVRFSTVVGSRGSADTVRDVRGFATRFYTDEGNWDLVGNNIPVFFIQDAIKFPDVIHALKPEPHNEMPQAQTAHDNAWDFISLHQQATHMQQWVTSDRAIPRSYRMMQGFGVHTFRLINEEGKSTFVKYHWIPHLGIHSLVWDEALKIAGQDPDFHRRDLWDAIEAKAYPKWELGVQLIKEEDEHKFDFDILDSTKIIPEELVPVQKIGTLTLTRNPVDFFAEVEQVAFCTQHIVPGMDFTDDPLLAGRNFSYADTQISRLGANWHDLPINRPICPVMTNFRDGQMSMFSKTNRTPYHPNRHDSLPLTSSNNGGFQSYREKISGVKERLNGPKFQEFYSQATLFWNSMSETEREHIIAAYNFELSHCAEDIVIQNVINSLNEIDHGLATSVHATFPHLTLPEAKPTHNKKSEYLSQINGKHQVFTASGRRIGIYLVPGYTYSQVVPLLAAFEADGCMVKFIGPTLGPIKASNGQSFTAEFTFEGCRTTFFDAIVFVGGPDDSFIAKLKIGRLIHAAREAYMHLKPIGVLGNATQWMVNTCLPGDFSEKTKTESSVVVENGVVFAPGDPTLHSIKFAKQFLEGVAHHRVWDRQVAHIAA comes from the exons ATGGCACAAATGCTGAATCAAG CCGTTACTGCCGTTACTGGCGATGCTAAATATCGCCAAATGGCCGAGAACACCATCGAACAGACCAGCAAGACTCCATTGACGACTTACTTTGGAGTGAAAGTCCCGGAAACTGATGTTGCGTTGCGAGCTGGTGCCAGGGGACCCACTCTCCTTGAAG ACTTCCATAACCGAGAGAAGATCCAACATTTTGATCATGAACGCATTCCCGAGCGAGTTGTGCACGCTCGTGGCTCTGCAGCTCATGGAGAGTTCAAATTGCATACTCCTCTGACCGGCATCACTACTGCAAAG GTTTTGACCGATACCAGCAAGGTCGTCCCTGCATATGTCAGGTTCAGCACGGTCGTTGGTTCACGAGGCAGCGCTGACACCGTGAGGGATGTCCGTGGCTTTGCCACTAGGTTTTATACCGACGAAGGTAACTGGGATCTCG TGGGCAACAACATCccagtcttcttcatccaa GATGCTATCAAATTCCCTGATGTTATTCACGCCCTTAAGCCCGAGCCTCACAATGAGATGCCTCAAGCCCAAACTGCGCACGATAATGCTTGGGACTTtatctctcttcatcagcaaGCTACTCACATGCAGCAGTGGGTCACCTCCGACAGGGCTATTCCTCGATCCTATCGTATGATGCAAGGTTTCGGTGTTCATACCTTCAGACTTATCAACgaggaaggcaagagcACATTTGTCAAGTACCATTGGATTCCTCATCTCGGCATTCATTCTCTAGTGTGGGATGAGGCCCTCAAGATTGCCGGACAGGACCCGGACTTCCATCGAAGGGATCTCTGGGACGCAATCGAAGCCAAAGCATACCCCAAGTGGGAATTGGGCGTACAACTGatcaaagaggaagatgaacacAAGTTTGACTTCGACATTCTTGACTCAACCAAG ATAATCCCTGAGGAACTCGTACCTGTTCAGAAGATTGGGACTTTGACGCTCACTCGCAACCCTGTCGATTTCTTTGCTGAAGTAGAGCAAGTGGCCTTCTGTACACAACACATCGTTCCAGGCATGGACTTTACCGAcgatcctcttcttgctggCAGGAACTTCTCCTATGCTGACACTCAAATTTCACGTCTGGGCGCCAACTGGCACGACCTCCCCATCAATAGACCTATTTGCCCAGTCATGACGAACTTCCGTGATGGGCAAATGAGTATGTTCAGCAAGACCAACAGGACACCCTACCACCCCAACAGGCACGATAGCCTTCCACTTACGTCTTCCAATAATGGTGGCTTCCAAAGCTATCGTGAGAAGATATCCGGTGTTAAAGAGCGGCTCAATGGGCCCAAGTTCCAG GAATTCTACTCGCAAGCAACCCTTTTCTGGAACTCAATGTCCGAGACGGAGAGGGAGCATATCATTGCCGCGTACAACTTCGAGTTGTCACACTGCGCGGAAGACATTGTCATTCAAAACGTCATCAATAGCCTCAATGAAATCGACCACGGGCTTGCTACTTCGGTTCACGCTACCTTCCCTCACCTTACTTTGCCTGAGGCCAAACCCACCCACAATAAGAAGTCTGAATATCTGTCGCAAATCAATGGCAAGCACCAAGTCTTCACGGCTTctgggagaaggattgGTATTTACCTCGTGCCCGGGTACACCTACTCGCAAGTTGTACCTTTGCTTGCTGCTTTTGAAGCGGATGGATGTATGGTGAAATTT ATTGGCCCTACGCTTGGTCCAATCAAGGCTTCAAATGGTCAGTCATTCACCGCCGAATTCACGTTCGAAGGCTGTCGCACTACCTTCTTTGACGCTATTGTCTTCGTCGGCGGTCCCGATGATTCCTTCATCGCGAAGCTCAAGATTGGCCGACTTATTCATGCAGCAAGGGAGGCTTATATGCACCTTAAACCCATTGGCGTACTTGGCAATGCTACCCAATGGATGGTAAACACTTGCTTGCCTGGAGATTTCAGCGAGAAGACCAAGACTGAGTCAAGTGTCGTTGTGGAAAACGGTGTCGTCTTCGCCCCTGGTGACCCAACCCTCCATTCCATTAAGTTTGCTAAGCAATTCTTGGAGGGGGTCGCCCACCACCGTGTCTGGGACAGGCAAGTTGCGCACATTGCTGCATAG
- a CDS encoding hypothetical protein (HMMPfam hit to Transp_cyt_pur, Permease for cytosine/purines, uracil, thiamine, allantoin, score: 45.9, E(): 1.1e-10) — translation MSIAPPEYDEKDIEAQSFVSPTGRQHNHASAGGILQAEDGVPRGKGISAPLWKAMAWFDRFGVEARGIERVPEDDRPHTSWWDNGTLWFSVNSCVGTFSVGYLGHLYYGMGLRDAALTIVFFNLLSCAPVAYMCIFGKELGLRQMVLSRFALGYWTGIIPVIFNLIACCGWATMNTIGGISCWRAISTTHQIPVIAAAVILAFLGLIVSFCGYKFIHLYEKFAGYPVLIAFLVSMGTSAKYMDLPGAWGPSGPVGAAGVLTFGCAIAGYAIGWVGFAADFTVSMPKETSTKKLFWVTFWGLAIPLIFIELMGALAVTTFNARPDWEEMFNDGAVGGLLAGLLQPCGGFGKFLLVILGLSTVAVNTPNVYIFTNTFHALSPYCQAIPRPFIALIVSIIYAVLAAAGANSFSAVLEHLLLFLAYWLTMYFGIVATEHLVFRKNSFDNYVPDDYRNRRMLPLGVAGFFALGLGWTGAALGTGMNTSWFIGPIAKQIGGGGDVGFELAFGFAVTTFIPLRYFEKKYWGH, via the exons ATGTCCATCGCACCACCTGAATACGACGAAAAAGATATCGAAGCCCAAAGCTTTGTTTCCCCAACAGGCCGCCAACATAATCACGCCTCTGCAGGTGGTATTCTACAGGCTGAAGATGGTGTACCCCGAGGAAAGGGtatctctgcccctttaTGGAAAGCCATGGCCTGGTTTGATCGG TTTGGCGTTGAAGCAAGAGGTATTGAAAGAGTACCAGAAGATGATAGGCCTCATACCAGCTG GTGGGATAACGGCACACTTTGGTTCTCTGTCAACTCTTGTGTCGGCACTTTCAGTGTAGGCTACTTGGGACATCTCTACTACGGTATGGGCCTTCGAGATGCCGCTCTCACTattgtcttcttcaacttgcTTTCCTGCGCTCCCGTCGCTTACATGTGCATTTTCGGTAAA GAACTTGGACTTCGTCAGATGGTTCTTTCACGTTTTGCCCTTGGCTACTGGACCGGAATTATCCCCGTTATCTTCAACTTGATTGCTTGTTGTGGTTGGGCCA CCATGAATACTATTGGTGGTATCTCTTGTTGGCGAGCAATCAGCACCACCCATCAAATACCTGTgatcgctgctgctgtgaTCCTTGCTTTCCTTGGTCTTATCGTTTCCTTCTGTGGATACAAGTTCATCCACCTTTATGAAAAGTTTGCTGGTTACCCTGTTCTGAT CGCTTTTCTGGTGTCAATGGGTACTTCTGCCAAGTACATGGATCTCCCAGGCGCGTGGGGTCCCAGCGGACCTGTAGGAGCCGCCGGTGTTCTCACATTTGGCTGTGCTATTGCCGGATACGC TATTGGATGGGTCGGTTTCGCGGCCGACTTTACCGTCTCCATGCCCAAAGAGACGAGCACCAAAAAGCTTTTTTGGGTTACCTTCTGGGGCTTGGCGATTCCACTGATCTTCATTGAGCTTATGGGTGCTTTGGCAGTCACTACCTTTAATGCCCGACCTGACTGGGAAGAGATGT TCAACGATGGTGCGGTTGGTGGTTTACTTGCCGgtcttcttcagccttgTGGCGGCTTTGGTAAATTCTTGCTTGTCATCCTCGGTTTGTCAACTGTGGCTGTCAACACACC CAATGTTTATATTTTCACCAACACCTTCCACGCCCTCTCTCCTTACTGCCAAGCTATCCCCCGACCTTTCATCGCCCTCATTGTCAGCATCATCTACGCCGTTCTCGCTGCCGCCGGTGCAAACTCCTTCTCTGCCGTGCTTGaacaccttcttctcttcttggctTACTGGCTCACCATGTACTTTGGCATCGTGGCGACTGAGCATCTGGTCTTTAGGAAGAACAGCTTTGACAATTATGTGCCAGATGATTACAGAAACCGGAGGATGTTGCCTTTGGGTGTCGCTGGATTCTTTGCCTTAGGTCTCGGATGGACAGGTGCTGCTCTTG GAACGGGCATGAACACTTCTTGGTTTATCGGCCCTATTGCCAAACAAATcggaggtggtggtgatgtgGGCTTCGAGCTGGCCTTTGGATTTGCAGTTACGACCTTCATTCCACTGCGATACTTTGAAAAGAAGTACTGGGGCCATTAG
- a CDS encoding hypothetical protein (HMMPfam hit to dCMP_cyt_deam, Cytidine and deoxycytidylate deaminase zinc-binding region, score: 50.7, E(): 4e-12) — protein MFIQAILGASVTAMAGLYALKSGANPTHSDNVPYEVDLHWMRKSIEVMPPCHFNAYGSVIVNASNNELLCSGYNSQLEIGDPTEHGEVNAIRNCVKKYTELGWTPAQITEIWPQSWIYTTAEPCPMCGSTILQSGFKRVIYGTSSPDLVSMGWTEYLVSVRNKWLRKAAVVQPGFGGGRPVTQVVGHVGNNETDPRLAWQFNLDYPCPEGCHRHGEEQICKPVA, from the exons ATGTTTATTCAGGCGATCCTCGGTGCCAGCGTCACTGCCATGGCTGGGCTCTACGCCCTCAAATCCGGAGCGAACCCCACTCATTCGGACAACGTCCCGTACGAAGTCGACCTCCACTGGATGCGCAAGTCTATTGAGGTGATGCCTCCCTGTCATTTCAACGCCTACGGCTCT GTTATTGTGAACGCTTCTAACAACGAGTTGTTATGTTCTGGATACAACTCACAGCTTGAAATTGGAGACCCTACTGAACATGGTGAAGTTAATGCTATTCGT AACTGCGTTAAGAAGTACACAGAGCTTGGCTGGACACCTGCTCAG ATCACTGAAATCTGGCCTCAATCTTGGATTTACACCACCGCCGAACC TTGTCCCATGTGCGGCTCCACAATCCTTCAAT CTGGCTTCAAACGAGTCATCTACGGTACTTCGAGTCCCGATCTAGTCAGCATGGGTTGGACCGAATACCTCGTCTCCGTCCGTAACAAATGGCTCCGTAAAGCTGCCGTCGTCCAACCCGGTTTCGGCGGCGGTCGACCGGTCACACAAGTCGTCGGGCATGTGGGTAACAATGAGACCGACCCGCGACTCGCTTGGCAGTTTAACCTTGATTATCCTTGTCCTGAGGGGTGCCACAGGCATGGAGAGGAACAGATTTGCAAGCCTGTTGCTTGA
- a CDS encoding hypothetical protein (HMMPfam hit to CRAL_TRIO, CRAL/TRIO domain, score: 87.1, E(): 4.4e-23) produces MSSDKFISNLFSLSLFDTPPTAMSFFKSRSASASTASLKPESLGPKTSEVFTVPPQESSVKKRWEYDDHQLGLIAQLKEYTKTIALPESDEYYPWEQRFLSDPATHARYMRAAKWKLHDGKHRIRGTMEWRREYKPELIQPDDVGVEAETGKIILTGFDMDARPILYMRPGRENTETSPRQIRHLIYHLERAIDLMPPGQEQVAIIVDYKSATSQSNPSIGTARKVLHILQNHYVERLGRGLVVNMPWWINAFFSGISPFMDPITRDKIRFNPRLLDLVPAAHLDSEFGGDYNFTYDYSVYWKTITEFCHIAPNGRRVPPPGKEEEGKGREGWIPPAGNGIKAAVEGYVPKEGTVKSGEIVKAGEKNEKSEKTGKGAAATSANGVAGAAPTASSTTSPAPPEKEMESLAIQTAPGEPIGGSVFDHPPSEGEVHEAKQSLNVSA; encoded by the exons ATGAGCAGCGATAAATTCATCAGCAATCTTTTCTCTCTGTCTCTCTTTGACACCCCGCCCACCGCcatgtccttcttcaagtcaAGATCTGCCTCGGCGTCCACCGCCTCCCTCAAGCCAGAGTCCTTGGGCCCAAAGACCAGTGAGGTCTTCACCGTGCCCCCGCAAGAATCGAGCgtgaagaaaaggtgggAGTATGATGATCATCAACTCGGCCTC ATCGCGCAACTCAAAGAG TACACCAAAACTATCGCCCTCCCAGAGTCTGACGAGTACTACCCTTGGGAGCAGCGTTTCCTTTCTGATCCTGCTACCCATGCCCGATACATGCGCGCCGCTAAATGGAAGCTCCATGACGGCAAGCACAGGATCAGGGGAACGATGgaatggaggagggagtATAAGCCAGAACTGATACAGCCCGATGATGTTGGTGTTGAGGCCGAGACTGGTAAGAT TATCCTTACAGGCTTCGATATGGATGCCCGACCAATCCTCTACATGCGACCCGGTAGGGAAAACACCGAGACGAGCCCGAGGCAAATTAGGCATCTTATCTATCATCT TGAACGAGCAATCGACTTGATGCCTCCTGGTCAAGAACAAGtcgccatcatcgtcgAC TACAAATCTGCTACATCCCAATCCAATCCTTCCATTGGTACAGCCCGCAAGGTGCTCCACATTCTCCAGAATCATTATGTTGAACGACTTGGGAGGGGTTTGGTCGTCAACATGCC ATGGTGGATCAacgcctttttctccgGTATCTCCCCCTTCATGGACCCCATCACCCGCGACAAGATCCGATTCAACCCCCGTCTACTCGACCTCGTCCCCGCCGCGCACCTCGACTCAGAGTTTGGTGGGGACTATAATTTCACATATGATTATTCCGTTTACTGGAAGACGATTACCGAGTTTTGTCATATTGCTCCGAACGGGAGGCGGGTGCCTCCTCCgggcaaggaggaggaggggaaggggagggaagggtGGATCCCGCCTGCGGGGAATGGGATAAAAGCTGCGGTGGAGGGGTACGTGCCGAAAGAGGGGACCGTGAAGAGCGGAGAAATCGTCAAGGCTGGcgaaaagaatgaaaagTCAGAGAAGACGGGGAAGGGTGCTGCCGCTACAAGTGCAAATGGCGTCGCCGGTGCCGCTCCTAccgcttcctccaccacctcccccgccccaccagaaaaagaaatggaaTCCCTAGCCATCCAAACAGCCCCTGGCGAACCAATCGGCGGGTCCGTGTTTGATCATCCGCCTAGTGAGGGTGAAGTGCATGAGGCGAAGCAGAGTTTGAATGTTTCTGCGTAA
- a CDS encoding hypothetical protein (Match to ESTs gb|CF191984.1|CF191984, gb|CF191985.1|CF191985; HMMPfam hit to NAC, NAC domain, score: 68.0, E(): 2.4e-17), producing the protein MSIENLHIADETEIPAGATVELHSRPERKARKALEGLGLKRVQGIQRVTLRRARNVLLVVSSPEVYKSPGSDCYIVFGEAKVEDPNSAAQLQAQAQLAASSQAAQQAHAHGGFKEGVPKSLEELMQDAPSADSSAPAPSGEATDASASGDFKVSDEEIQLIVAQTGVDEAKAREAYISEKGDLINAIMKLQ; encoded by the exons ATGTCCATCGAGAACCTCCACATCGCTGACGAGACCGAAATCCCCGCCGGCGCCACCGTCGAGCTCCACTCCCGCCCCGAGCGCAAGGCCAGGAAGGCTCTCGAAGGGCTCGGCCTCAAGCGCGTCCAGGGCATCCAGCGAGTCACCCTCCGACGAGCCCGCAACGTCCTCCTTGTCGTTTCTAGCCCCGAAGTCTACAAGTCCCCCGGAAGCGACTGCTACATCGTCTTTGGAGAGGCCAAGGTGGAGGACCCCAACAGTGCGGCGCAGTTGCAGGCGCAGGCTCAGTTGGCTGCCAGTAGCCAGGCCGCCCAGCAGGCTCATGCCCACGGAGGGTTCAAGGAGGGTGTGCCCAAGTCTTTGGAGGAGTTGATGCAGGATGC GCCCTCCGCCGACTCTTCCGCCCCTGCCCCCTCTGGCGAGGCTACCGACGCTTCCGCTTCTGGCGACTTCAAGGTCTCTGACGAAGAGATTCAACTCATCGTCGCCCAGACTGGCGTGGACGAAGCCAAGGCTCGAGAGGCGTACATCTCTGAAAAGGGTGACTTGATCAATGCTA TCATGAAGCTCCAATAA